The DNA window CCGAAGCACACTCCGCATTCGCGCCACGGAATGGGCATCGACCACCCAAAACGAGATCCGTCAGCGTCAATCGCCGCGCGGCACGCTGAAACATTGGAAAGCCAGCTTCTCAGCCAACTTTCGTGCATAGTTCAGGCTAAAGGAGGTGCCGCTGGACGCGGCGATTCCCGCTGGTCTTCCCTCGGAGCTTCTCCAGCGCAGGCCCGATCTGGTTGCGGCCGAGCAGCAGCTCGCCGCCGAGACCGCACGTGTCGGCGTGGCCGAGGCCCAACGCTGGCCCTCGATCAGCTTGACGGGAAGCCTCGGTGTGATCAGCGACGAGCTCTCGAGCCTGAACAGCAGCGAAGCGAAGGCCTGGAATCTCACGGCGGGCTTGTTCGCGCCCGTCTTCCACGCCGGTCAACTCAAAGCACAGGCGAAGGCCCAGCGCGCACGGGCCGAACAGGCCCTGCACGGCTATGAGGCGTCGTTGCGTCAGGCCTTTCGCGAGGTCGAGGATGCGCTGATCGCGGTCCGCTCCCTGCGAGCCGAGCACGCAGCCCGCGGTCGCCAGGTTCGCGCGGCCCGCAACGCCGCCCGCCTTTCCCGCGCCCGCTACGACGGGGGCGTCGTCGACTACCTCGAGGTGCTCGAATCCGAGCGGAGCCTGTTCACCGCCGAGCTCGATGAATCCGCCACGAGACAGGCTGCGTTGACCGCGCTCGTGGGCTTGTACCAGGCTCTCGGAGGTGGATGGACTCCGCCTCCTCCGGCGTCGCCGTAGGAAAGGCGGGCTGGGCTCAGTAGCCGATCACCCCGCTCGAGACCGCTCGCGGTTGCGGTGGCAGCGACCAGACGTCGCGTTCATAGTCGGCATTGTAGGGCGATATGTTGGCGACCTTTCGGCCCACGACCAGCGTGGCGCTGCCGCCAGGGTCGAAGCCCATCGCCGCCACCATGCCGTGATCGCGCAGGATCTCGGCCATGTCGGTGTGGGTCGCACCGACCGATTCCCGAATGCGGCCGTTCACCGTGAGAACGCTGAGCCGACCCTCGGAATCGAGGCCGGCAGCGATCTTCGGGCCGCGCATGTCGAGATAGTCGAGCCGCGCCGCCTGCGTGCGAATCGAGTTCTGCGTCTTCCACCCTTCGGTCTCCATGTCGATGCACAGCTCACCGTTCTCGATGAGCAACGGACCCGCTTCGACGGCCTGTGCCACACCCGAGAACGCGGGAAGGTGCAGCTCGAGTTCCGCACCCTGTGCGAAGCCCGCGGGAAGTCTGCCCGGCGGAAACGAGAGCACGAGACCGACGGGCCAGACGGGCACGCGCTCGCCCGGGGCCGTCTCGGCCACCTCCATGATGCGCGTACCCGCCAGGCGAACGAGCGTTCGCCCGTCGCCCCGCAGCGTATCGTCCGAGAACAGCAAGTCGTAGTAGCAGGGCTGGTCAGCGGGCGCCTGCTGTGGATTGTGCACCTCCGTCGGAAGCTTCAGCTCGGTTGCGCCCAGCGCGACTTCCAGGCCACCACCGCAACCCACCCGGCGAATCTCGAGCGCACCGGAAGCGTGGACCAGGAAGGCCGGTTTCGCATAGAGGGGCGGACACAGTACGCGACCGTCCTCGACGATCATGCCGAGCGGCGAGCCAATGTAGGACTCCGGCAAACCGAGCTTGCCAACCAACTCGGCGTTCAGAATGTATCCGCCGTTCCAGGCAATGCGCGCACGTTCCCCACTACGGCGCTCGAACCGGTGCACGAGATCGAGCATCGTGCGCGGGTTGTCGGGGGACGAGACGATCCGATAACGCAGCGGTCCCTCCGCGACACGCGCCAGCGAGCCCGACCAGGGATGCCCATCCGCGTAGATGCCGTTGACGGACTGGCGGATCACGGATTCCGCGCGTGGCCGTGATCCACCATCCCGGAGTTCGGCCAGCACATGTCCGACGGGCGAGCCGCGCTCCGCGGCATCTCGGCGCAACACCTCCAGCACGTCGGCCTCGCCGCGCTTCGCGCACAGCTCCCGGAAGCGGCTGCCTTCGAGCAGCTCGGCAAGGTCTCGGCCGGTCTGTACCGGCGTCGGATACGCGAGCGCAAAGCGCAACCCGGCCGGCACCCACTGGACGTACCCCTCACCGGGCTCGACCCCCATCAGATGCGCACCCAGCGGATGCATCGCACGCCCGACGTGGAACCGATCGAGGTCCAGGATGTCGGTAGTCGCCGCCGCCTGCTCCTCCGCCGCGAGCAGGAAACCGCCACCAGCCCGCACCTCGCGCAGCGTGTCGAGCACACGCTTGCCGAGCTGGCAGACATCGATGCCAATGCCGAGCTGCCGGCTACGCACGACGCGGGCGGCTCCGCTCTCGAACACGAGTGCGATTTCCTCATTCGTACTCTCGGTGAGGAGCTGCTGCAGGGTCTCGTTCGTAGGCAGATCGGCGCAGGGTCGCTCCCGCAGGATCACGTGGATGGGAGAGAGGTCGGATCGGGTGAGCCGCTCTGCCGTGAGGAACTCGTGGGCCCCGAGCCCGAGACGACTGCGTACGGCTTCGAGCACGAAGAGTTCGAGTTCGAGTTCGAGTTCGGTGCCCGGAAAGAACGCAAAAGGCACGTCCTCGGCGAGGCGCGTCCGCAGCCGAGCGCGCTGGTCGATGGCGGGGGGGCCGCCACAGAGCATTTCCAGCGCGCGACCCCAGTTCGAGAAGTGGTGCGCCGCCCTCGGAACGATTCGCGGCGAATCGGGTTCGGCAACCTCGCGGTGCAACTCGTTGATCACGCCCGTGAGTTGCTCGGGTGTGAACCGGTGGTAGGGATGATCGCGCCGATTGCGATGTCGATAGGCCAGGGCGTGGTCGAACATCACCGGCATTTCGCTCTTCCAGTGCAGGAACAGACTCTCCACTGCGTGGAAGAAGGCGCGACGTCCGGTGACATCACTGGGGACCAGACCTGCTGGGCCATCGACCAGGCGGCAGGCAAACGCGAAGGCGAGTCCTTGTATGCGCTGCTCTTCCACCCGGAAGTAGGACGGATCGATCAGCGATTTCAGCATCAGCATGAAGCCCATGCGCCCGGTGCCGGCCAGATACTCGCGCCTCCGTGTATCGACGAGGTCGACGAGATCGCGCGCGCCCCGCAGCTCTCGCTGGCGGAAGCGCGCCAGTGCCTGGGTGGCTCGCTGCTCGGCGGCCTCGTTGCTCTGGAGCTGCGCGTGCAGCTGCCCGAGCGCACCGCGCATGTCGTCTTCGAGCGCGCCCGGGCCATAGCGGATATCGACCACGTGACGGTTGTGCGTGCGACACTCTGCGTGATGGTGCGGGTGCAGAAGCACATCCCGAGCCCACGCGACGGCCTCCGGGCCGACCCGGGAGCCACGGATCTCGATCACCTCGAGCCGCTGGTCGGCGGCCAGATCCTCCCCGATCAGCTCGGCGTAGACCGCCTCCGGCTGATAGCGGCGGACGAGAATCGGTACACCAGCCGCCGCCGCCTCGAGGATCGGTAGGCCGCGGCCTTCCGTCTCGCTGGGCAGACAGACCAGAGAGGCAATGGCGTAGAGATCGGCGATTTCGGCCGGTCGCTCGTAGCGTGCACGGAACTCCGGCGAATCGATCCCCGCGAACAACGGAGCCAGGAAGACACGCTCCCGGAGACGCTCAGGCACCACCTCGAGTGCTTGCTCGAAGAGATGAAGAAGTTCTTCGAAGTAGCCCTCGTGGCCACCGGCTACAGGGCCGGTCACGACTACGGTGATCTTGAGGGAGGGCGTGGCATCCAGCGCGGCCGCGAACTCCGGGTCCTGGCACAATGCTGCGATCAGGTCGAAATCGCGAGCGATGTGCTTGCGCGCGATGATGCGCGTGGGCTGGAGGAAGATCATGTTGTCTTGCATGAACGCGACGTGGCGTCCACTCCGTGCGCCGAGCAGGACGGGCCGGGGATCGCCGACGATGCCTCTTTCGACCTCGGCCGCCACACTCCGCACCGGCACACGCAGCCCACCCTTTCCGAGCAGCGCAGCGATCTGCTGCAACACCTCGGTGCGTCGCGGCCGTGAAAGCGGATGGAACCGCCCGAGATCTACCGTGGTTCCGATCTTGGCGACACTCGCAGGGCTGTGACCAAACTTGGAGACCAGTGCATCGCACTGCGCGTCGTTGAGATTCAGGGAGAGCCAGCTTCGCGCCCTCCAGGGGTGGGTCATCTCGATCACCGAGAACACTTCGCCCAGGTGCGCGTTGGTGAAGAAATGGTCGCGCGGGCCCTTGGGCTGGCCCAGGGATTCGCGCTCGATCTCGGAGCATCCGCCCTCCCAGTAGAAATCGTGGTTGTTGCTGATGACCGGGATCCCGAGATGCTCGGAGAGCAACACCAACGCCAGCGCCAGCGGCGGGTTTCCTGGATTCGAGTTGGTGTTGACCGCAAAGATGAGCTGGATCTCCTCGTCGTCGAACAAGCGCCCGAGCGTCGCGACGAGCTTCAGCGTGCTCTGCCAGAAATCGGCAATCAGACGATTGTAGAGCGGGCTGCCCCGATCGAGGCGATGCTGGAAGAGGCGCTGATAGACGCTGTGTCGGTCGAAGCCGTCGATCTCGGGAATCACGTGCCGCTGCGCCTCGGGGCCGAGTATGGAATCGGCTCCTGTCCCGAACTGCGCACCCACGAAATGAATGCGCGGATCGGGCAGCAGGCTGCGCATCGCCTCGGCGTACTTGGCGATTTCCATGGTCACGCCATCGACCGCGCAGTAGTAGGTAACGAACGCAACACCGCGAGCGAGTTTTCGTCGGAAGTCGGAGAAGCCGGCAGGGGCGCTCGCGCTGGGAACCGCACGCTCGTCACGCAAGCGGTCGAGCATCAGCCCGAGATCGAACCACGTCTCGATGTTCTCGGCTCGAAGTCGTTCGAGCAGAGCGTCGGTTCGAGAGCTGCGGGGCGGTGACACGAGACCTCGGCGCCTCCAAAAGAGCGACCGCCGGAGTCTAGAAGTCGAACAGGGCCTCCAGCTTTTCCTCCAGGACATCATAGGAGAAATGGCGGCGGCCGAGTGTGAAATTGTGCTCAGCGATCTCCCGCTGGCGCTCGGGATCGTGCAGTATCGTGTCGATCTGCCCCACGGCCTCGTCGGTCAAGACACCGCCCTCGAGCATCACGGCGTCGAAGCCCTTGCTGCCGATGTCCGGCCAGTAGACCGGCTCGTAGTTGTTCACGAACACGGGCCTGCGGGCCAGCACCGCTTCGAGAAACCCGTTGCCAAAGCCCTCGTAGGTGCTGAAGTAGGTGACGGCCACGGAGTGGGCGTAGGCATCCTCGAGCGAGTAGAACTTGCGCCCATCGGAGAGCTGCTCACGTTTGCTCAGGATCTTCTGATGCGCGAAGGTCACCCGGTCCCTGAGGCGACGCGACTCGATCATCTCGATCAGCTCCTTGAAGTATCCCTTTCGTTGATCGTCGGCCGCGCTGCCGGTCACCACGAGCCGGATCCGGCAATCGTCGAGCTTGTGCACCAACTCGATCGCAGTCTCGATCCCCTTGCGCTTGACGATTCGCGTGACCTGGAAGATCGGAAGCTCACCGTTCCCCATGCCGATGCTCGAGAGCAGATCGTCGTTGTAGCCGTCCCGCCTGGCGTACTCGGCCTCGAAATCCATGACGTTCGGGACGACCGCGGCGCCAATGCCGTAGCGCGTTTCGAGCTCCTTGCGTGCGGCATCGTTGATGACGGCGTGCTTCACGTTGGGCAGCTGCAGCGGAAACGTATCGGCAACCAGCTCCTCTACTTCCGGAAAGGGCGTGTCGTAACGGTTGCCGCGCTCCCAGGCGAAATCGTGGTCGTGGGTGACCACCGGGAGCGACAATCGCTCGGCGGCGAGCTTGATGCCGAGGCCCATCGAGAGGTGGCAGGGCAGCGCGGAGGCATTCTCCGAAAGCAGGACCTCGATCCGATTCGCCAACACCCAGCGAAAGATCTCGATCGCCACGGCGCGAGCGTGCTCGTGGACTGTCGTGAGAAGCTCGTCCGGATCGTCCTCCGGGTAGAAGAACGCGTGGTTCTGCTCCCACTCGCACTCAGGCGAAAAGAACGAAAGCGGTCGGAAGCGCGTCCCCAGCCCCCGCGGGACGACGTCGTCCTTGAAGTTGCCCGAGAGCACGAAACACGTGTGCCCCAACCGGCCGAGCACCTTGATCCACTTCTCGGTCTCGAGCGCAACACCATCGACGTCGCCGATGCGGCCGATGACAATCCCGACATGTTCTGGCCTCCCGCTGGGCGAAAATGCTAGCTAGAGCCCGCATCGAGTGTCCAGGGGGGGGAGCTTGAGGCTGGGTTCCGGCACCAGGCTACCGAGGACCGGGGCCCCAGGTGTCCCAGCTTGGCAGGACGAGCGGTCCTCAACGCCCTTGCGGGGGCGCAGCGTCACGCATCACGGCACGGTGCCACGCACCAGGGGGCCGCGTAGAGCTTGGCCACCTGGCCCACGTGCGTTGAGAACTCGGCGAGTGGATCGAAGCACACGAGTACACCTCGGTCCGCCAGCCATGCAGAAGCGTGAGCCAGCGCAGCAACCTCGAGAAGAGCGGTCGGAAGCCCGGCTCAGTCCTCGGTCGGAGGCACGACCAACACCGGTCGATCCGAACGGCGCACCAGTTTGTCGGTCAACGATCCCAACAGGAAGCGACCTGCGGCGCCATGACCTTGGCGTCCAACCACGATGATGGCGGCATCGATCTCTTTGGCGTGGTCGAGGAGCGCTTGGCAGGTGTCGCCCACGCAGACGTAGACATGAGCGCGAGCAGGCACCTCTGCCTCGGCGATGAATACTTCGAGAGCGCGGCGCGATTCCTCGACTTCCTCGTCCTGGAGTTGCGCAACGGCGGCTTGGCTCTGCTTCGAGCCACCGAATAGTGGCTTCAGCTCGGGCGTCACATGGACGAGTTCGACGCTCCCACCAATGGCCTTGGCGATCTCGAATGCATACTGAACGGCCTTGTCTGCATCCTCTGAGAAATCCGATCCCACCAGCACGACGAGTTCTGTCATGTGGAGAAGCTAGCCAATCATCGCGCCGAGAAGTGCCTTCCGCCGGAACCGGGGCCCTCTGCTAGGGAAGCTCGCTGACCCAATCGTTGCGCTCGAGCCAACGCGAACGCAACCCACTCAGGAAACCGCTCGCCTCGAGTGCCCCGAGAGCGTTGTCGAGATAGGTGGCAAGCGCACCGCTTCCAGCGTGGACAGCCATTCCGATGGGCTCGATCGTGAGCGGCTCCCGCAACGTGGCCAGCCCCTCTTTGGGATGCAGGAAGGCCGTGAGCATCACGATCTCCCGGTCCGCGACCAGGGCGTCGACCTTTCCGTCGAGCAACAATTTGACCGCCTCGTCGTAGTCGGCCGTCGTCACGAGGCTCGCCTTCGGAATGGCAGAGTTGACGAACTGCTCACTCGTCGAAGCCTCGAGCGCTGCCAGCTTGAGTTCGGCCTGGTCGAGATCCCCGGCCTTGTTCGCCTGGGCGAGGGTCGTGGATCGGGTCAAGATCGATTTGCCGGAGAGGAAGTAGGGACCCACGAAGGAGGCTCGCAGGCTCCGCTCCGCAGTGGTTGTCATTCCCGACATCACGAGATCGACCTTGCCACTCTCGAGCGCATCGAGCAGCTCCGGGAAGGGCGTCTGGACGATCTGAAGCTTGACACGCATGAGCCCGGCGATCCCATGAGCGAGATCGACCTCGAGGCCCTGCATGGCCCCATCCTTGCCCTCGAAATTGAGAGGTGGCTGGCTGCCGGACATCCCCACTCTCAGGGTTCCGCTCGACACGATCCGCGAGAGCCCGGAAGACGCAGACGCCTCCTGAGCCGATGTGGGGCCGCTGATGAGTAGCAGGGCCAGGGCTCCCGCCAGGGTGGTGAGCCATCGCGCCATCGGGCTTCCTCCTCGTTCCATGGGGACGGCGGATCATAGCAGCGGGGCAGCGCTCGCGAAGCGAGAAATTCGCGAAGCGAGCCAGAACGAAGCGGCTAGAATCTCGCGCGCATGAAGCGCCGAGGTCTCGAATCCCGCTCCCTCTCGAACTGCATCGCGCTCGCCTTGGCCCTCCTGGTCGGCGGGTGTGCCTGGGGCGCCTGGATCCCCGGCGAGCGCAACTGGAACCCTCCGGTCGTCGCGGATCCAACCACCTTCGCGGAGTTTCTCCCGTTGGGGAGCGTCCGCGTCGATGAGCTCGACTGTTACTCCCAGCGTTGCAAGAAGCGGTTCCGCGTCATCGTCGAGGAGCCCGGCGTTCTCACGGTGCGCGTCATCCCGGAGCTGGTGGGGCCGGACGCCCAGGCCCGGATCGTGCTCGAAGCCATCCGAGGGGTGCTCGCCCAGGCCAGCACGGGACGCGGGCCCCGCACCGATGTCACGGTTCTCGCCGTCCGCGAGAACGTGAACCCGGGCACCTATTTCGTGTTGGTCGAATCGGTGGGTGGCCCCATGAAGTACGAGATCGGAGCCTACCTGGAGCCAGGTCCCGGGCCGGCGCCGGGGACGACCGCCAGTGCCCCGCCTCCCAAGAAAGCCGCCCGGCCCGCGCCGAAGGCGCTCTCGGGTCCGCCCGCGCGGCTCGTCGACGTCAAGCTGCCCGGGCGGGCTGGCGCACGCTACGACCCGCAGGTCTCCTTCGCGAAGCTGCGCACGTTTGCCTTCACCCGCAATGCTCAGGCCGGCGACGATTTGCCGGCCGGAACCGTGATCGAGAGCCCCGGCGACCGCCAGATCCGCCGCTTCCTGGCTGAAGACCTGCGGCTCAAGGGCTTTCGGCCGGCCACGGGGCCCGAACCCGCCGACCTTCGCGTCGAGTTCTCGACGAGCGACGCTACGCAGCTCTTCTACCGATCGCCTTTCATCTGGTACGACGAATTCAGCATGGACCCGTACAGGCCCGGGTTGGCCTACGCGATCCAGGCGAATGTTGCCAGCCAGCTGACCGTCATCATCGTCGACACCGAAAGCACACGGCTCGCCTGGTATGGAACGAGCGCGAAGAGCCTGGGCCCGGGAATCGACATGGGCGCCGAAACCACGGCACTCGCTCGCGAAGCCGTGTCCGACATCCTCGCGAAGTTCCCTCCCAACTAGCGAACGAACCGCACCCGAGGAGACTCGTGCGGAGTTGAGCGGATCAATCGAGGAACGCCCACAGAAGGCGCTGGCTCTTCGCATCGAGGCTTTCCGGATTCGGCACCAGATAGAGATCCCCAGCGACGTCCTTGATCAGGAGTCCGCCCCCGGGCATTCCCCGCGGCCACTCGTCTCGTAGCGTCTGGAATTTCCGCAAGCCCTGGAGGGTTCGCACACGGAATGTGCGGATCTCGATCTCCTCATCCACGTCGAGCACGGCCTCGACGACGAGCACGAAGCCCGCTTCGATGAGTGCCGTGCCGAGCGCGCGCTGTGCCGTATGAGGCAGATCCGTCAGGTCTCGCACGAGCGCGACCTCTTCCTCGTCGCGATCCCTGAGCGAGACGAAGCGCGCGGGCTTCGACCACGGGAAGCAGCGCACCGGTCGCACGGAGCAGGTGCGATCCGGCGTACGCGCCCATAGCTGGCCGTCGGAGCCTCGCCACAGATCGACGCCCAGCATCGGACGCCGAGGGGCCCGGATGGCTGCCGCCCGTCCTCGACGAGCGAGTGCCAGGTTCTTCTGTTCATCGTTCATGGTCGTCCTCTCTCTCGTTTCTCTAGCCTTGGAGCTGCTGCTGCAGATGCCACAGGTGCTGGAAGGTCCCTCCCGGCTTCTGCAACAACTCAGTCGGGCTGCCACTCTCTGAAATCCGTCCGTCCTCGATCACGAGGATGCGGTCCGCCCTTCGCAGGGTGGAAAGCCTGTGCGCGATGGCGAATACCGTTCGCCCAGAAGTCAATCGATCGAGGGCTTCCTGGATCTTGAACTCCGTCTCGGTATCGACCGAGCTGGTCGCCTCGTCGAGCACCAGAATGCGTGGGTCGTGCAGGATGGCCCGCGCGATCGAGATGCGTTGTCGCTCGCCCCCGGAGAGCGTCTGCCCACGTTCGCCTACCATCGTTTCGTAGCCACTGGGCAGCTTGCACAGGAAGTCGTGGGCATTCGCCGTGATGGCCGCCTCGACAACCTCGTCCACCGCGGCGTCCGGCAGGCCATAACGGATGTTCTCCATGACGGTCCCATGGAAGAGGTAGGGATCCTGGAGAACCATTCCGAGCTGCTGCCGGAAACACCCCGTATCGAGCTGGCGCACGTCTACCCCGTCGATCCGAACGCTCCCGCCGGTTACGTCATAGAAACGCGCCAGCAGGTTGGTCACCGTCGTCTTCCCGCCACCCGAGGGCCCGACGAGTCCGATCATCTCTCCGGGCTCCACGGCGAACG is part of the bacterium genome and encodes:
- a CDS encoding TolC family protein, with product MPLDAAIPAGLPSELLQRRPDLVAAEQQLAAETARVGVAEAQRWPSISLTGSLGVISDELSSLNSSEAKAWNLTAGLFAPVFHAGQLKAQAKAQRARAEQALHGYEASLRQAFREVEDALIAVRSLRAEHAARGRQVRAARNAARLSRARYDGGVVDYLEVLESERSLFTAELDESATRQAALTALVGLYQALGGGWTPPPPASP
- a CDS encoding glycosyltransferase; protein product: MSPPRSSRTDALLERLRAENIETWFDLGLMLDRLRDERAVPSASAPAGFSDFRRKLARGVAFVTYYCAVDGVTMEIAKYAEAMRSLLPDPRIHFVGAQFGTGADSILGPEAQRHVIPEIDGFDRHSVYQRLFQHRLDRGSPLYNRLIADFWQSTLKLVATLGRLFDDEEIQLIFAVNTNSNPGNPPLALALVLLSEHLGIPVISNNHDFYWEGGCSEIERESLGQPKGPRDHFFTNAHLGEVFSVIEMTHPWRARSWLSLNLNDAQCDALVSKFGHSPASVAKIGTTVDLGRFHPLSRPRRTEVLQQIAALLGKGGLRVPVRSVAAEVERGIVGDPRPVLLGARSGRHVAFMQDNMIFLQPTRIIARKHIARDFDLIAALCQDPEFAAALDATPSLKITVVVTGPVAGGHEGYFEELLHLFEQALEVVPERLRERVFLAPLFAGIDSPEFRARYERPAEIADLYAIASLVCLPSETEGRGLPILEAAAAGVPILVRRYQPEAVYAELIGEDLAADQRLEVIEIRGSRVGPEAVAWARDVLLHPHHHAECRTHNRHVVDIRYGPGALEDDMRGALGQLHAQLQSNEAAEQRATQALARFRQRELRGARDLVDLVDTRRREYLAGTGRMGFMLMLKSLIDPSYFRVEEQRIQGLAFAFACRLVDGPAGLVPSDVTGRRAFFHAVESLFLHWKSEMPVMFDHALAYRHRNRRDHPYHRFTPEQLTGVINELHREVAEPDSPRIVPRAAHHFSNWGRALEMLCGGPPAIDQRARLRTRLAEDVPFAFFPGTELELELELFVLEAVRSRLGLGAHEFLTAERLTRSDLSPIHVILRERPCADLPTNETLQQLLTESTNEEIALVFESGAARVVRSRQLGIGIDVCQLGKRVLDTLREVRAGGGFLLAAEEQAAATTDILDLDRFHVGRAMHPLGAHLMGVEPGEGYVQWVPAGLRFALAYPTPVQTGRDLAELLEGSRFRELCAKRGEADVLEVLRRDAAERGSPVGHVLAELRDGGSRPRAESVIRQSVNGIYADGHPWSGSLARVAEGPLRYRIVSSPDNPRTMLDLVHRFERRSGERARIAWNGGYILNAELVGKLGLPESYIGSPLGMIVEDGRVLCPPLYAKPAFLVHASGALEIRRVGCGGGLEVALGATELKLPTEVHNPQQAPADQPCYYDLLFSDDTLRGDGRTLVRLAGTRIMEVAETAPGERVPVWPVGLVLSFPPGRLPAGFAQGAELELHLPAFSGVAQAVEAGPLLIENGELCIDMETEGWKTQNSIRTQAARLDYLDMRGPKIAAGLDSEGRLSVLTVNGRIRESVGATHTDMAEILRDHGMVAAMGFDPGGSATLVVGRKVANISPYNADYERDVWSLPPQPRAVSSGVIGY
- a CDS encoding glycosyltransferase family 4 protein, encoding MLGRLGHTCFVLSGNFKDDVVPRGLGTRFRPLSFFSPECEWEQNHAFFYPEDDPDELLTTVHEHARAVAIEIFRWVLANRIEVLLSENASALPCHLSMGLGIKLAAERLSLPVVTHDHDFAWERGNRYDTPFPEVEELVADTFPLQLPNVKHAVINDAARKELETRYGIGAAVVPNVMDFEAEYARRDGYNDDLLSSIGMGNGELPIFQVTRIVKRKGIETAIELVHKLDDCRIRLVVTGSAADDQRKGYFKELIEMIESRRLRDRVTFAHQKILSKREQLSDGRKFYSLEDAYAHSVAVTYFSTYEGFGNGFLEAVLARRPVFVNNYEPVYWPDIGSKGFDAVMLEGGVLTDEAVGQIDTILHDPERQREIAEHNFTLGRRHFSYDVLEEKLEALFDF
- a CDS encoding universal stress protein; translated protein: MTELVVLVGSDFSEDADKAVQYAFEIAKAIGGSVELVHVTPELKPLFGGSKQSQAAVAQLQDEEVEESRRALEVFIAEAEVPARAHVYVCVGDTCQALLDHAKEIDAAIIVVGRQGHGAAGRFLLGSLTDKLVRRSDRPVLVVPPTED
- a CDS encoding transporter substrate-binding domain-containing protein, with the translated sequence MARWLTTLAGALALLLISGPTSAQEASASSGLSRIVSSGTLRVGMSGSQPPLNFEGKDGAMQGLEVDLAHGIAGLMRVKLQIVQTPFPELLDALESGKVDLVMSGMTTTAERSLRASFVGPYFLSGKSILTRSTTLAQANKAGDLDQAELKLAALEASTSEQFVNSAIPKASLVTTADYDEAVKLLLDGKVDALVADREIVMLTAFLHPKEGLATLREPLTIEPIGMAVHAGSGALATYLDNALGALEASGFLSGLRSRWLERNDWVSELP
- a CDS encoding DUF4136 domain-containing protein, which produces MKRRGLESRSLSNCIALALALLVGGCAWGAWIPGERNWNPPVVADPTTFAEFLPLGSVRVDELDCYSQRCKKRFRVIVEEPGVLTVRVIPELVGPDAQARIVLEAIRGVLAQASTGRGPRTDVTVLAVRENVNPGTYFVLVESVGGPMKYEIGAYLEPGPGPAPGTTASAPPPKKAARPAPKALSGPPARLVDVKLPGRAGARYDPQVSFAKLRTFAFTRNAQAGDDLPAGTVIESPGDRQIRRFLAEDLRLKGFRPATGPEPADLRVEFSTSDATQLFYRSPFIWYDEFSMDPYRPGLAYAIQANVASQLTVIIVDTESTRLAWYGTSAKSLGPGIDMGAETTALAREAVSDILAKFPPN
- a CDS encoding DUF1854 domain-containing protein, which gives rise to MNDEQKNLALARRGRAAAIRAPRRPMLGVDLWRGSDGQLWARTPDRTCSVRPVRCFPWSKPARFVSLRDRDEEEVALVRDLTDLPHTAQRALGTALIEAGFVLVVEAVLDVDEEIEIRTFRVRTLQGLRKFQTLRDEWPRGMPGGGLLIKDVAGDLYLVPNPESLDAKSQRLLWAFLD